From Vanrija pseudolonga chromosome 1, complete sequence, a single genomic window includes:
- the PPE1 gene encoding Protein phosphatase methylesterase 1 — translation MSDEFRRSILNRLPPMAPTKAPWATADDDEEDDEEELADGVGDLVSPSSRSAAPAAFAPLSASEFFEQALEVTPDDSDATFRAYLTEPHPKSGKGTYVLAHHGGGASALSFAALARDVTARSSGELGFFAFDARGHGKTRVGGEEKRGADLALDVLVADFIAVVRHVFPDPKAAPSFLLLGHSMGAAPILSAAPLLQKLGYTVCGVAVLDVVEGTAIEALPLMKGIISKRPSSFTSVSNAIAWHLNSGSIRNATSARVSVPSYVVSEAPGAGVDSKQVWRTDLLSTEPFWEGWYTGLSERFVTARCARLLVLAGQERLDRDLMVGQMQGKFQLEVMQDVGHYLHEDDPDTLATTLVAFWRRNTQVLVLPPKIGAARPVEVKQVGEA, via the exons ATGTCTGACGAGTTCCGGCGCTCAATACTCAACCGCTTGCCCCCCATGGCGCCGACCAAGGCGCCGTGGGCcacagccgacgacgacgaagaggacgacgaggaggagctcgccgacggcgtagGCGACCTCGTCTCGCCGTCATCCCGCAGCGCCGCACCCGCGGCCTTCGCCCCGCTCTCCGCGTCCGAGTTCttcgagcaggcgctcgaAGTCACccccgacgacagcgacgcgacATTCCGCGCGTACTTGACCGAGCCGCACCCTAAAAGCGGCAAGGGAACATACGTCCTCGCGCatcacggcggcggggccagTGCGCTCAGCTttgctgcgctcgcgcgggaCGTCACGGCGCGCAGTAGCGGGGAGCTGGGCTTCTTTGCTTTCGATGCGCGCGGGCACGGCAAGACTCGAGTTGGCGGAGAAgagaagcgcggcgcggatCTAGCActcgacgtgctcgttgCCGACTTTATTGCTGTTGTGCGGCATGTGTTCCCCGACCCGaaggccgcgccgtcgttcTTG CTGCTAGGCCACTCGATGGGCGCTGCGCCGATTCTgtccgcggcgccgctgctccagAAGCTCGGATACACGGtgtgcggcgtcgccgtgctcgacgtcgttgaGG GCACGGCGATCGAGGCACTCCCCCTCATGAAGGGCATCATTTCGAAACGGCCATCGTCCTTCACGTCCGTCTCGAACGCCATCGCGTGGCA CCTCAACTCGGGCTCGATCCGTaacgcgacctcggcgcgcgtgtcggTGCCGTCGTACGTCGTGTCCGAGGCGCCCGGCGCAGGAGTCGACAGCAAGCAGGTGTGGCGGACCGACCTGCTCTCGACCGAGCCGTTCTGGGAGG GATGGTACACTGGCCTCTCAGAGCGCTTCGTCACGGCAAGATGtgcgcgcctgctcgtcCTGGCGGGGcaggagcgcctcgaccgtGACCTCATGGTCGGGCAGAT GCAGGGCAAGTTCCAGCTCGAGGTCATGCAGGACGTGGGGCACTACTTGCACGAG GACGACCCCGATACCCTCGCCACCACGCTCGTCGCCTTCTGGCGCAGGAATACGCAGGTGCTTGTCCTCCCGCCCAAGattggcgcggcgcgccccgTTGAGGTTaagcaggtcggcgaggcgtaG